TGACGAGATCGCACAGGCGTCGGTCCGCGTCTCGACCGAGCTGCTCTCGCTGGTGCCCACCTTGAAGCGGGCCCCGCTGCAGGCGTTCGCGCGACTCCACGCGCTGGCTGCTGCCGGGTCGTTGTCGGCAGCGGAGCTCGGGCGTCCGCGTTCGGCCGAGGCTGCTGCCGGGTTGCAACAGCTCGCCGGCACGCTGCTCGCTCCCACGACCGCTCCCGCGATGCTGGTCGCGGCGATCGTGCATGCCGACCTGGCGACCTCTGCGCCGTTCGCCTCGCACAACGGGATCGTGGCTCGCGCGGCCGAGAGGCTCGTGCTCGTGGCGCGCGGCGTCGACGAGAAGTCGCTGCTGGTGCCCGAGGAGGGACACCGGTTCTTCCGCGACGAGTACGAGTCCAACCTGCGCGCCTACGCCAACGCTCCGGGTGTCTCGGGTGTCCACGCCTGGCTGCTCTACGCCGCCGAGGCCTACTCCAAGGGCGCTGAGGCGTCTCCCGTTCGCCGCTGACCTCGCCCGGACATGCGAGCGGCACCGGTCTCGTTGAGGTGCCGGTGCCGCCGCTGACACGTGATCCACAATGGTTACCAAGCGTGCATTGTCAATTGCTGCCTCGGACCCAGTGTCCGATGGATCAGCGCCCTGTTAAGAAGGGTGAGTCGCCGCGTGGGTGCCACGTTCACGTGCGGTCTGGAGTTGTGACTCCATGTGTACGCCGCATTCCGGCGCAACTCAAGGCTTGACCTTCCGGGCGGGGAGGCGCATGCTTCCGACCCCGTTTCCCGGGGCCGTGCGCGCGCTCAGACGGCGTGGTTGCGGCGGCGGTAGCTGACCACGATGGCGCCACCGACGGCGACAACTCCGCCCACTGCCAGGGCCGCCAGGGTCGGCTTCGTGGCCGGCAGCTTCATCCGGCTCTGCAGGGCGACGGGCTTGGTGAAGACCAGCACGGGCCAGCCCTCCTTGGCCGCCAGCTTGCGCAGGTCCTTGTCCGGGTTGACCGCGTAGGCGTGGCCGACGGCCTTCAGCATCGGCGCGTCGGTGATCGAGTCGCTGTAGGCGTAGCAGTGGTCGAGGTCGTAGCCGCGCTGCTCAGCGAGCTCGCGGACCGCCGACGCCTTGTTCTCGGCGTACGCGTAGTAGTCGATCTCGCCGGTGTACTTGCCGTCGGCAACCGCCAGCTGGGTGGCGACGACGTGGTCGGCGCCGAGCATCGCACCGATCGGCTCGACGACCTCCGTGCCCGACGTCGACACGATGATCACGTCGCGTCCGGCGAGGTGGTGCTCCTCGATCAGGGAGACGGCCTCGTCGTAGACCATCGGGTCGACGATGTTGTGCAGGGTGTCCGCGACGATCTCCTTGACGGTGGCGACCGGCCAACCCGTCACGAGCTCGGACATGAAGGAGCGCAGCTTCTCCATCTGGTCGTGGTCCGCGCCGCCGACCAGGTAGACGAACTGGGCGTAGGCACCACGGAGCATCACACGGCGCGAGATCAGACCGCCGGCCTGGAACTGGCGGTTGAAGGCGAGCGCACTCGACTTGGCGATGATCGTCTTGTCGAGGTCGAAGAAGGCGGCCGTGCGGCGCACCGGGGAGGACATGTTTCCGAGTCTAGGGTCGCGTTCCTCGCTGTGTGGACATTTGTCCAGTCACCTCGCGTTGTTCACCTGATCGACCGATAACCGGGCTTGCCTGCGGCCGAGGCGATCCGGAGTTCTGGCCACTATCCGTGCACAGGCTGGTGCCTGGGCACGCAATCCACCGTCGGTACGCCGCGCGGCCCACGCCGGCGCCAGCCGGATCAGGCTCGTGCCATGGACGCTTCGATGACCCCGACACCTCCGTTGCCGGCCCTGATCGTCACCCGTGACGAGCGGTTGCTCGACGAGCTGCTCCGGCTCGCGGCCGCCGCCGGGGCTGTCCCTGAAGTCGCGTCCGACGCGGGAGGGTCGCTCCGGTCGTGGAGGGTCGCGCCTCTGGTCCTCGTCGGCACCGATCTCGCGCCCGACCTGGTCAGGCTCGGTCCGCCACCCCGCGCCGGGGTGCATCTGGTCGGGTGGGCCGGCATCGCTGACGAGGCGTTCCGGCACGCGGTGGCGCTCGGAGCCGAGCAGGTCAGTGAGCTGCCGGGGTCGGATGCCTGGCTCCTGGAGCTGCTGGCCGAGTCCGTCGACGGACCGACCGCGCCGGCGCTCACGGTCGGAGTGCTCGGGGGCTCCGGCGGCGCGGGGGCGACGACGTTCGCCTGCGCGCTCGGGCTGGTGGCGGCTGCGTCCGGTCCTGCCTGCCTCCTCGACACCGATCCCTGCGGGCCCGGGGTCGACCGCGTGCTTGGCTTCGACCGCCTGGACGGCGCGCGCTGGGAGGCGCTCGAGCAGACCACGGGGCGGGTGGGTGCCCGCTCGTTGCGGGAGACGTTGCCCCGCCGACACGGTCTCGGGGTCCTCACCTGGGCGGCCGGGCCACGGTCCGCCCCGCAACCCTTCGCCGTGCGGGAGGCGCTCGCGGCGGCGGGGCGTGGCCACCCCACGGTTGTCGTCGACCTGGCCAGGTCCGGTCCCGTGACCGAGGACGCCGTGGGCCGGCTCGGACATGTCCTGGTGGTCGTCCGCCCGACGCTGCCCGGTCTTGCGGCGGCGTCGCGACAGGTCGCGACACTTCGTGACTCCACATCCGTCGGGCTCGTGGTCCGGGGTGACCGCGTCGACGACCGGGCAGTGAGCCGGGTTGTGCGCGCGCCGGTCATCGCCACCATGCCGGATCAGCGCGGCCTCGACGAAGCGATCGATCTCGGACGGGGCCCGCTGTGGACCCGCCGCAGCATGCTGTCGCGCACGGCGACGTCGGTGCTCCGCGACCTGCGGACGGCGTGATGGACGGCGTCGCCGGTGGCGAGCAGAGCGGCCGGGGCCAGGTGCCGCTGGACCTTCTCGACGAGGTGCGGGGGCGGCTGGCCCACTCGGGCACCTCCGGTTCGCCGCACGAGGTCGCTGTCGCCCTCCGCGCTGCTGGCCGACCGGTCGGAGACGCGATGGTGCTGGCGGTCCATGAGGCGCTCCGTGCCGAGTCGGTCGGGGCCGGTCCCCTCGAGGCGGTCATCGCGTTGCCCGGCGTCACCGATGTCCTGGTCAACGGCCCCGCCGAGGTCTGGTTCGACCGGGGCGCCGGGCTCGAGCGGGCCGAGGTCCGTTTCGCCGATGAGGCCGCAGTGCGACGGCTTGCGCAGCGGTTGGCGGCGGGAGGTGGCAGGCGGCTCGACGACGCCGCGCCTTGTGTCGACGTCCGGCTTCCCGACGGGATCCGCTGCCATGCGGTGCTCGCTCCGATCGCGCGGCCCGGCACCGTGATCTCGCTCCGTGTGCCGCATCGGCTCGGCCTCACGCTCGACGACCTCGCAGATCGCGACACCCTTGCCCCCGGTGCACTACGGCTCGTTCGCCGGTTGCTCGCTGCCCGGGTGGCGTTCCTGATCAGCGGCGGCACCGGGTCCGGCAAGACGACCCTGCTGGGCGCGATGCTGGCCGCCGCCCCCTCGTCGGAGCGGCTCGTCATCGTCGAGGACGCCGCCGAGCTGGCGCCCGCTCACCCTCATCTGGTGAGCCTCGAGGCACGTCCGGCCAACATCGAAGGAGTCGGCGAGGTCCCACTCCGCGCGCTCGTCCGTCAGGCCCTGCGCATGCGTCCTGACCGACTCGTCGTCGGAGAGGTGCGTGGCGGCGAAGTCGTTGATCTGCTTGCAGCCCTCAACACCGGACACGAGGGCGGCTGCGGCACCCTGCACGCCAACTCGGCCGCGGATGTCCCGGCGCGCGTCGAGGCACTCGCTCTCGCCGCCGGTCTGGACCGAGCGGCCGTCCACAGCCAGTTCGCCTCCGCGATCGGAGCAGTGCTCCACCTCGTGCGGGACGGGCCGGTCCGACGGCTCGCAGAGATCGGGGTCCCGGTCCGCGATGTCGGCGGACTGGTGCGGGTTGAGCAGGCTGTGCGGTTCGCCGCCGATGGGTCCGCGCAGGCCGGCCCTGGTGCGGACCTCCTCGCGGAGCGCCTCGGATGACGGTCCACGTGGCAGCTGTGCTCGCGGCGGGCCTGGCCGGCAGTGCGGCAGCCCTCGCCATCGCTCCCCGTGGCACGGGCGCTCCGCTTCTCGGCGCCGATGAGCGACTCTGGCTGGCGCGTGGCTGGCCCGCTCTCCTCGTCGTGCTGCTGGCCGGAGGGTGGTGGCTCTCGCGATCGACTGATCCGGGCTTGCCGCTGCGGCTGGTGGGACCGGGCGCCGTCCTGGTCGCCGCGAGCGGCGGCGTGCTGGCCCTGCGCCAGGCGGGTGTCCGGAGGTCGGCGCGGCACGACACGGCCGCGCGGGTGCTGGAGGCGTGTGACGAGATCGCCGGGGAGCTGTCGGCAGGTGTCGCGCCCGGTCAGGCGCTCGAGCGCGCGGCTGTGCGCTGGCCCGCTCTCTCCCCCGTGGCCTCCGCGCAGCGGTTCGGCGGGTCGGTGCCCCATGCGCTGCGAGCGCTCTCCGGCCGGCCGGGGGCTGGCGATCTCGCGCTCATTGCTGCTGCGTGGCAGCTCACGGAGCGGTCGGGTGGCGGTCTTGCCGAAGCCCTGGCATCCGTCGCCGAGGGGCTGCGCCAGCAGCAGCGCACTCGGCGTGTGGTTGCGGCCGAGCTGTCGTCAGCGCGGGCCACGGCGCGCCTGATCGCTGTGCTGCCCGCGTTGACGCTGGCCACCGGATCCGGGGTCGGGAGTCCGCTCGGATTCCTGTTCGGGACGCCGGCCGGGCTGCTCTGCCTCGCCGGCGGACTCTGCCTCGGGTTCCTCGGACTGGGGTGGATCGAGCGCATCGCCGCTGCCCTGGAGCAGGAGACGTGATGGACGTGTGGGCCGCGATCGCGGTGGCCAGCGCGACAGGCGGCGCGGCGCTCCTGGTGCGGCCGCGGTTGCGGATCCCCGCGGCTGCGCCCGCTGTGGTTGGCGTGCGGACGCCCGACAGCGGTCTGCTGCGGCGCGGGCGAGCGCTGTGGGCGGCCCTCGCCGGCTGCGCTGGCTGGCTGTTCCTGCCCGGCGCCCTGGGTGGCCTGGCGGCGATCGTCCTGGCCTACGCCGTGTGGACAGTGGCCGCGCGTGCCGAGCCACCCGGCGCCCGTCGTCGGCGTGAGGAGGTCCGGCGGGGACTTCCGCATGTCACGCGCCTCCTCGCGATTGCGCTGGCCGGGGGCCAGGCGGTGCCCGCCGCGCTCGCGCAGGTTGCTGCCGCACTGCCCGGTCCGGCTTCCGAGGACCTGGCAGCCGCCCGCTCGCGCCTGGCCATCGGCGTGCCTTCCCAGCGGGTGTGGGCGGAGCTGTCGTCGGTGCCCGGCCTCGAGGCGCTCGGTCGGGTGTTCGCGCGCGCCGAGGTCAGCGGTGCGCAGGTTGCCGACGTGGTCTCCCGCCTGGCCGATGAGCTGGCCGCGGAGGCGCGGGCCGGTGTGGAGGACCGGGCCCGCTCGGTCGGCATCAAGGCAGCGGTGCCGCTCGGTCTGTGCCTGTTGCCGGCGTTCCTGTTGCTCGGGATCGTGCCGGTCGTTGCCGCAGCCGTCACCGCGCTGCGTTGGTAGGCGTCCGGTTTCTCTCCACAGCGCACGGCCCTGGGCAGTCGTGCACAGCCGGGTCCCGGATGACTCCGCCGCACGCCCGATCCGCCGAGGCTGGACGTGTGGTCGCGAGAGGCGCGACCCGAGCGAAGGAGACGTCATGGAGCGCACGCGGGACGAGCAGGGCATCACCACAGCGGAGTACGCCGTGGGCACGGCAGCAGGCGCGGGGCTGGCCGGGCTGCTCTATCAGCTGCTGACGGGCGGCTTCGGCGACGAGTTGCTGCGCACGCTGTTCGAGCACGTGCTCGGGCTGCTGGGCATCGGCTGACGAGTCGGTCATGAGGCCGGTCATGAGGAGGGATGAGCGCGGCGCGGTCACCGCCGAGATCGCTCTCGCGCTCCCTGTGCTCGCAGCCGTCCTGCTGGCGATGGTGTGGTTGCTGACCCTCGGGCTGGCCCAGATGCGGGTCACCGATGCTGCGCGCGAGGCGGCGCGCGCAGCGGCGCGGGGCGACGGGACCGCCCGTGCCGAGCAGCTGGCGCGCACGGCTGCGCCGGGAGCGCGGGTCGAGGTGGTCACCGAAGGCGGCGTGGTCAAGGTCCGGGTGAGCACCGTCCAGCGCCCACCCGGCGGGCTCCTCGGCCATCTGGGTGAGGCCACGTTGAGCGCCGAGGCGGAGGGCCTGGTCGAAGGCGTGAGCGGGGGTGCCGACCCATGACGGGGACCAGGTCCCGACGCGACGATGACGGAGCGGCCAGTGTCCTGGTGGTCGCGCTCACCGGACTCCTGGTCCTGATCGGCATGGCGTCCGCGTTCCTGGTCGCCACCGTCGCGGCGCACCGCCGGGTGCAGTCAGCTGCCGACCTGGCTGCGTTGGCCGGTGCCACGACCGCTCAGCCCGGCCGTGCGGTGAGCTCGCTTCCCGGGGACGTGATCGCCGGAGATCCGTGTGAGGCGGCCGCCCGGATCGCGGCCGGCAACGGTGCGCGGCTCACGAGCTGTCGGGTCCTGGCATCCGACGTCCTGGTGACGACCGTGCTCGACGGCCCGCGCTTCCTCGGCCAGAGCTGGCAGCTGAGGGGACAGGCCCGCGCCGGTCCGGGTGGTTCGGGGTGACGGAGGTGATTCAGGCCGAGAGCAGCAGGTCGAGCAGCAGGATCGCGCCGGCCTTGTCGAGCGGGTTGTTCTGGTTGCCGCACTTGGGTGACTGCACGCACGACGGGCAGCCCTCACTGCAGGCGCAGCCCTGGATCGCGTCGCGGGTCGCGGTGAGCCACTCCCGGGCGACGGCGTAACCCCGCTCCGCGAAACCTGCACCTCCCGGGTGGCCGTCATGGACGAAGACGGTCAGCTGGCCGGTGTCCGGATGGAGCGCGGTCGAGACGCCGCCGATGTCCCAGCGGTCGCAGGTCGCGAAGAGTGGCAGGAGACCGATGGAGGCGTGCTCCGCAGCGTGGGCAGCACCGGGCAGGTCGCCCTGCTCCAGCGGGGAGTCCTGCCAGACGTGGGCCGGGACGGTCCACCAGACGGCTGTCGTCGGCAGGGTGCGTCGGGGGAGATCGAGCGGCTCCTCGCCGATGACCTCTCCGGAGGGTTGCCGGCGGCGGAGATAGGAGACGACCTGGTGCGACACCTCGACGTCGCCGAAGGCGAGCCGACAGTCGCCCCAGGCCTCGTGGGCGCGTTCGCCGACGATGCGGATGTCGGTCACCTCGCGGGCAGAGGTCGACCAGTCGGGATCGGCCCGTTCCAGGAAGGCGACGTTGCTCTCCAGGTCGAGCTGCTCGACCAGCCAGGTCTCGCCGCGGTGAACGTAGATCGCTCCCGGGTGGGCGGTGCCGTGGACAGAGCCGGCGTCGACCGTGCCGATGACGCGACCGCTGGAGCTCTCCACGAGCTGCACCGGCGACCCGCCTGCGGAGCGGATGTCGGCGAGGTCGGAGGCGCGGCGGTGGTCGGTCCAGAACCACGCGGCTGCGCGCCGACGGAGCAGACCACCGGCGGTCAGCGCGTCGACCGCTGCGCGGGCGGTCGGTCCGAAGAGTGGCAGGTCTGCCTCGGTGAGCGGCTGCTCCTCGGCGGCCGCGCACAGGTGCGGGCCGAGGACATAGGGGTTCGACGGATCGAAGACGCTCGCCTCGACAGGGCGGCCGAGAAGCGCGGCGGGGTGCTGGACGAGGTAGGTGTCGAGGGGGTCGTCGCGCGCCACCAGGATGGCGAGCGCATCGCCGCCGCCCCTCCCCGCGCGTCCGACCTGCTGCCACAACGCTGCCCGGGTCCCGGGGAACCCGGCCAGCAGGACGGCATCCAGACCGCTCACGTCGATGCCGAGCTCGAGTGCGTTGGTTGCCGCCAACCCGAGGAGCTCGCCACTGCGCAACGCCGCCTCGATCTCGCGGCGCTCCTCCGGCAGGTAGCCACCCCGGTATGCGGCCACCCTCGACGGCAGCGACGGATCAACCTCCGCGAGCAGCCCTGCCGCGGTCATCGCCACCTGCTCGGCTCCACGGCGGGAGCGGATGAAGGCCAGCGTGCGCACTCCTTCGGCGACGAGGTCGGCGAGCAGGTCTGCTGTCTCGGAGCTCGCGGCTCGCCGGACGGGGGCGCCGTTCTCCCCGGCGTACGACGTGAAGGGGGGCTCCCACAACGCCAGCGAGACCTGCCCGCGAGGGGACGCGTCGTCGGTGACCGCGGTCGCGGGCAGCCCGATCAGGCGCTCTGCCAAGGCCTCTGGATCAGCCACGGTTGCGCTGGCCAGCACGAAGGTCGGCGAGGCGCCGTAGATCGCGCAGATGCGCCGCAACCGCCGCAGGACGTGCGCGACGTGTGCACCGAAGACGCCGCGGTAGTGGTGGCACTCGTCGATGACGACGTAGTCCAGGCCGCGCAGGAAGCGGCCCCACCGCGCGTGCGCGGGGAGCAGCGAGCGGTGGAGCATGTCGGGGTTGGTGAGGAGGTACTCGCCGCGGTCGCGTGCCCAGTCCCGCTGCTCACGTGTGCTGTCGCCGTCGTGGGTGGTCGCCCAGACGCCGGTGCCGAGGTCGAGGATCGCGGAGAGCTGGTCCTGAGCGAGTGCCTTGGTGGGGGCGAGGTAGAGCGCAGTCGCTCCCCGCTCGCCGCGCGAGCCACGTCCGTTGAGGATCGCCGACAGCGCGGGCAGCTGGTAGGCGAGGGACTTGCCCGAGGCGGTGCCGGTCGCCAGCACCACGTGCCTCCCCGAGTACGCCGCGTCGGCAGCCGCGACTTGATGGGCCCACGGCAGCACGACCCCACGTCGCACCAGGGCGGCCTGGACATCGGGGTGGACCCAGTCGGGCCACGCCGTGGTCCGGGCGATGCGGGGCGGCAGCACCTCGAGGTGGGCCAGCCGGTCAGCCCGCGCCGGGGTCGCCAGCCGGTCGACAAGTGCCGCGATGCCGCCGCCGCCTCCCGGCGGAGGTGTCGGGCTGCTCGTCGAGGTCACTGCACCAGTGTCCCAAGCACCACTGACAGGCTGATGCGGGAGGCCCGATCGTGGTTTGATGGGTCCGTGGATCTCAGCCTGCGCACCAGCGAACTCGACGGTGTCACCGTCGTCGCGGTTGAGGGCGAGATCGACGTCTACACGGCGCCGCGTCTCCGCGACCGGATCACCGAGCTGGTCGGAGAAGGCGCCTACCAGCTCGTCGTGGATCTCGAGGGGGTCGACTTCCTCGACTCGACCGGTCTCGGCGTCCTTGTCGGCGGCCTGAAGAAGGTCCGTGCGCATGGCGGTTCGCTCCAGCTGGTGTGCACCCAGGAGCGTCTGCTGAAGATCTTCCGCATCACCGGTCTCGCCAAGGTCTTCGCCATCCACGGCGACACCGAAGCAGCCGTCGCCTCGCTCGTCAGCTGACCAGCAAGCAAGCCCTGCTCTCCAGGGCTCCCACGCGGTTCGCCCCTGTCGCGACGGCGATTTCCGTGCGTATTGTGGCCAGCACTGTGTAACGCAGATCACATGAGCCCCTCACATCCCGAGGTGAACGCATGGCCACATCAGCAGCGGTCGATCTGACTGGATCCGACCTCAACCTCGTTCTCGTCGTCGGTGCTGTTGCGCTCGGCGCACTCGTGATGGCGGCCGTCTTCCGACGACAGGTGCTGGCCGCTCCCGAGGGCACGCCGGGCATGCAGGAGATCGCGCGCGCGGTGCAGGAGGGAGCGGATGCCTACCTGCGACGGCAGTTCCGCACCCTTGCGGCATTCGCCGTCGTCGCGTTCTTCCTGCTCCTGGCGCTGCCGGCCGACGACCTCGGCGTACGTCTCGGGCGCTCGGCGTTCTTCCTCGTCGGGGCTGGCTTCTCCGCCACGATCGGCTACCTCGGCATGTGGCTGGCGGTCCGCTCCAACGTCCGCGTGGCCGCGGCCGCCGACGCACCTGACGGCGCGGGCCGCGAGCCGGCGATGAACATCGCGTTCCGCACGGGTGCGTTCGTCGGCATGGCAACTGTCGGCCTGGGCCTGCTGGGCGCGAGCGTCGTCGTCCTCCTGTACGCCGGCCAGGCGCCCCACGTCCTCGAGGGCTTCGGCTTCGGTGCCGCACTGCTCGCGATGTTCATGCGCGTCGGCGGTGGCATCTTCACCAAGGCCGCCGACGTCGGTGCCGACCTGGTCGGCAAGGTCGAGCAGAACATCCCCGAGGACGACCCCCGCAACGCGGCAACGATCGCCGACAACGTGGGCGACAACGTCGGCGACTGCGCCGGCATGGCCGCCGACCTCTTCGAGTCGTACGCCGTGACGCTGGTCGCCGCGCTGATCCTCGGCTCCGCGGCGTTCGGAGTGAAGGGGCTGGTGTTTCCGCTCCTGGTGCCCGCCATCGGCGCGCTCACCGCGGTCGTCGGCATCTACCTCTGCCGCCCGCGCGCCGGGGAGAACGGCCTCAAGACGATCAACCGCGCCTTCTACCTCTCCGCGGGTCTCGGCGGCGTCGCCTGCACGGTGCTCGCGTTCGTCTACCTGCCCACGACCTTCGCCGGCCTCGGTCCGGCGGCCAGCGTGGTCAGCGACCTCGACAAGCTCACGGGCACGGGCGACCTCCCGACCATCAACCCGGCCCTCGTCGCCGCGTCCGCGGTGCTCATCGGCATCGTGCTCGCGGCCGTGATCCTCGCGCTGACCGGCCACTACACCGGCACCGAGCACGCCCCGGTGCAGGAGGTCGCGCGGACCTCGATCACCGGCGCAGCGACTGTGATCCTGTCCGGCCTGAGCGTCGGTTTCGAGTCGGCGGTCTACACGACGATGGTGATCGGGGCCGCGGTCTTCGGTGCCTTCGCCCTCGGCTCGGGGTCGCTCTCCATCGCCCTCTTTGCGGTGGCGCTGACCGGCTGCGGCCTGCTCACCACCGTCGGCGTGATCGTTGCGATGGACACCTTCGGCCCGGTCTCCGACAACGCCCAGGGCATCGCGGAGATGTCCGGGGAGGTCCATGAGAGTGGCGCCCAGGTCCTGACCGAGCTCGACGCCGTCGGCAACACCACGAAGGCGATCACCAAGGGCATCGCGATCGCGACCGCAGTGCTCGCAGCCAGCGCGCTCTTCGGTTCCTACGTCGGCTCGGTGATCGAGGAGCTCAAGGACGTCCAGGGCGCCTACCAGCTGACCTTCAACGTGTTCAGCCCGGACGTCCTCGTCGGTCTCCTCATCGGCGTGAGCGTCGTCTTCCTCTTTGCCGGCCTCGCGATCAACGCCGTCGGCCGTGCAGCCGGTGCGGTCGTCATGGAGGTGCGCCGCCAGTTCCGCGAGATCCCCGGGATCATGGAGGGCACGGGTCGTCCCGAGTACGGCAAGGTCGTCGACATCGTCACGCGTGACTCGCTGCGCGAGCTCGCGACCCCGGGCATCCTCGCAGTGCTCGCTCCCGTAGCGGTCGGCTTCGGCCTCGGAGTTGGCCCACTGGCCGGCTTCCTGGCTGGTGCGATCGGCGCGGGCACGCTCATGGCGGTCTTCCTGGCCAACGCGGGCGGCGCGTGGGACAACGCCAAGAAGCTGGTCGAGGACGGCCACTACGGCGGCAAGGGCTCCTCGGCACACGAGGCGACGATCATCGGCGACACCGTCGGCGACCCGTTCAAGGACACCGCGGGCCCGGCCATCAACCCGTTGATCAAGGTGATGAACCTGGTCTCGCTGCTCATCGTCGGCGCGGTCGTGTCGATGACCCTCGGCGACGACGCCAACCGCCCGCTGTCGCTCGTGATCGCAGGCGTGGCGCTGGCGATCATCGTCGGCGCGGTCGCCGCGTCCAAGCGGCGCACGAGTGTGATCACCGACGAGCCGCCCGCTGCCGGTCCGCTGCATCCGCGATCGGGTGACGCCGAGGCGCACGCGACCCCCGGTGCCCACGAGCCGCCGAAGTCGCGCCGCGGCATGGTGCGTTCCCGCCCCGGCCCGGAGTAGCTTTCGATGGTCCCCAACGACAGGACCCTTTCCCGCACGATTGGGGTCCTCCCGTTGGGGACTATCGGGGGAGTCGGGGAGGATGTGCCTGTGACCGACGCTGCCGACTCCTTCATCGCTGCCCTGCGCGACGCGCTCTCCGACGCCGACTACACGTACGACGGGGTCGCGGAGTTGCTCGGCCCGACGGCTCACCAGGCTCTGTCGCGCAACGAGACGGTGCCCGGCCTGCGGCGTACTCGCGGCGGCAGCCCGCTGGAGACCCTCACTCGGCTCTTCCTGCTGCAGTCGACCGTGTCGGTGGCGGAAGCCGAGAAGGCGCTGCCCGGTCTGGTCGACCGGCTCTGTGTCGAGGGCGTCCTCGAGCGCAGCCTGAGCGAGGTCGCGGCGCGGCTCGACGTGCGGCCCTACGCCGACGACGACCACGACTCCTGGGTGATCAGCGACCTGACGCCCGGCCTCGACGGCACGCCCAACAAGGTCGGTGCCAACCACGTCCTCGGCATCTCCAGTGCCTCGACCTCCCTCGCGCAGCTCACGCTGCGCCACGACGTCGGCTCTGCCCTCGACCTCGGCACCGGTTGCGGCGTCCAGGCGCTGCACCTCGCCACCCACGCGGACCGCGTTGTGGCCACCGACGTCAACCGGCGCGCGCTCTGGATCGCCGAGCTCAACGCGCGTCTCAACGAGTCGCCCAACGTCGAGGTCCGCGACGGCTCCTTCTTCGAGCCGGTGCGCGGCGAGACGTTCGACCTGATCGCCACCAACCCGCCGTTCGTGATCTCGCCGGCGACCGGCGAGCGCCTCGTCTATCGCGACTCCGGCCTGCCCGGCGACCGCGTGGTCGAGGACATCGTCCGGGCAGCGCCGACGTTCCTCAACGAGGGTGGCTGGTGCCAGATCCTGGCCAACTGGGTGATCGCCGAGGGCACGCCCTGGGACGAGCGCCTGGCCGGCTGGCTCGACGGGACCTGCGACGCGTTCGTCGTCCAGCGCGAGGTACTCGACCCCGCGTCGTACGTCGAGCTGTGGCTCAAGGACGCCGGTCTGCAGAACACCGCCGACTACGTCTACCGCTACGACACCTGGCTCGGCTGGTTCGAGAAGCAGGGCATCGAGGCGGTCGGCTTCGGCTGGATCAACCTCCGCAAGCGTCCGGAGTCCGCAATCAGTCACGGGGGCGAGGCGACCTACCGCCTCGAGGAGTGGCCGTACGACGTCGAGCAGCCCATCGCCCCCGCGATCGCCTCCTGGGGTGCCGCGGTGGACGTGCTCGCCGGCCTGACCGATGACGAGGCGCTGCTCGCTGCGCACCTGGTTGCCCGCGAGGATCTCCAGCAGGAGACCGTCGGAGCACCCGGCGCTGAGGACCCGCACACGGTGGTGCTGCGCCAGCAGCGCGGCTTCCGCCGAGCCCGCAAGGCGGACACGGTCGAGGCGGCTCTGGTCGGTGCCTGCGACGGCGAGCTGTCCGTCGGCCAGATCATCGACGCGCTCGCGCAGCTGCTGGACGCCGACGCTGGTGCCACCCGCGATGCCTACCTGGGTGCGGTCCGCGAGCTCATCGCCGAAGGCTTCCTCGAGCTCGCCTGACGCTCCAGCGGATGGGCATCACAGACGAACGGCACTGGAATCCGACGAAAGGCGCGCTACTGTGAGCCGCCGTGGGCGCCCTCGAGTCGCGCTGGGCGCCACAGGTCGCGCAGGAAGTCGCGCAGGAAGCAGAGCGTTCGTGGCACACAAGC
This genomic interval from Nocardioides cavernaquae contains the following:
- a CDS encoding TadE family type IV pilus minor pilin, with product MRRDERGAVTAEIALALPVLAAVLLAMVWLLTLGLAQMRVTDAAREAARAAARGDGTARAEQLARTAAPGARVEVVTEGGVVKVRVSTVQRPPGGLLGHLGEATLSAEAEGLVEGVSGGADP
- a CDS encoding Rv3654c family TadE-like protein, encoding MTGTRSRRDDDGAASVLVVALTGLLVLIGMASAFLVATVAAHRRVQSAADLAALAGATTAQPGRAVSSLPGDVIAGDPCEAAARIAAGNGARLTSCRVLASDVLVTTVLDGPRFLGQSWQLRGQARAGPGGSG
- a CDS encoding DEAD/DEAH box helicase — protein: MTSTSSPTPPPGGGGGIAALVDRLATPARADRLAHLEVLPPRIARTTAWPDWVHPDVQAALVRRGVVLPWAHQVAAADAAYSGRHVVLATGTASGKSLAYQLPALSAILNGRGSRGERGATALYLAPTKALAQDQLSAILDLGTGVWATTHDGDSTREQRDWARDRGEYLLTNPDMLHRSLLPAHARWGRFLRGLDYVVIDECHHYRGVFGAHVAHVLRRLRRICAIYGASPTFVLASATVADPEALAERLIGLPATAVTDDASPRGQVSLALWEPPFTSYAGENGAPVRRAASSETADLLADLVAEGVRTLAFIRSRRGAEQVAMTAAGLLAEVDPSLPSRVAAYRGGYLPEERREIEAALRSGELLGLAATNALELGIDVSGLDAVLLAGFPGTRAALWQQVGRAGRGGGDALAILVARDDPLDTYLVQHPAALLGRPVEASVFDPSNPYVLGPHLCAAAEEQPLTEADLPLFGPTARAAVDALTAGGLLRRRAAAWFWTDHRRASDLADIRSAGGSPVQLVESSSGRVIGTVDAGSVHGTAHPGAIYVHRGETWLVEQLDLESNVAFLERADPDWSTSAREVTDIRIVGERAHEAWGDCRLAFGDVEVSHQVVSYLRRRQPSGEVIGEEPLDLPRRTLPTTAVWWTVPAHVWQDSPLEQGDLPGAAHAAEHASIGLLPLFATCDRWDIGGVSTALHPDTGQLTVFVHDGHPGGAGFAERGYAVAREWLTATRDAIQGCACSEGCPSCVQSPKCGNQNNPLDKAGAILLLDLLLSA
- a CDS encoding STAS domain-containing protein; translated protein: MDLSLRTSELDGVTVVAVEGEIDVYTAPRLRDRITELVGEGAYQLVVDLEGVDFLDSTGLGVLVGGLKKVRAHGGSLQLVCTQERLLKIFRITGLAKVFAIHGDTEAAVASLVS
- a CDS encoding sodium-translocating pyrophosphatase; the protein is MATSAAVDLTGSDLNLVLVVGAVALGALVMAAVFRRQVLAAPEGTPGMQEIARAVQEGADAYLRRQFRTLAAFAVVAFFLLLALPADDLGVRLGRSAFFLVGAGFSATIGYLGMWLAVRSNVRVAAAADAPDGAGREPAMNIAFRTGAFVGMATVGLGLLGASVVVLLYAGQAPHVLEGFGFGAALLAMFMRVGGGIFTKAADVGADLVGKVEQNIPEDDPRNAATIADNVGDNVGDCAGMAADLFESYAVTLVAALILGSAAFGVKGLVFPLLVPAIGALTAVVGIYLCRPRAGENGLKTINRAFYLSAGLGGVACTVLAFVYLPTTFAGLGPAASVVSDLDKLTGTGDLPTINPALVAASAVLIGIVLAAVILALTGHYTGTEHAPVQEVARTSITGAATVILSGLSVGFESAVYTTMVIGAAVFGAFALGSGSLSIALFAVALTGCGLLTTVGVIVAMDTFGPVSDNAQGIAEMSGEVHESGAQVLTELDAVGNTTKAITKGIAIATAVLAASALFGSYVGSVIEELKDVQGAYQLTFNVFSPDVLVGLLIGVSVVFLFAGLAINAVGRAAGAVVMEVRRQFREIPGIMEGTGRPEYGKVVDIVTRDSLRELATPGILAVLAPVAVGFGLGVGPLAGFLAGAIGAGTLMAVFLANAGGAWDNAKKLVEDGHYGGKGSSAHEATIIGDTVGDPFKDTAGPAINPLIKVMNLVSLLIVGAVVSMTLGDDANRPLSLVIAGVALAIIVGAVAASKRRTSVITDEPPAAGPLHPRSGDAEAHATPGAHEPPKSRRGMVRSRPGPE